In Leptolyngbya sp. O-77, the genomic window ATCCGGGGTCAAAAATTCCAGCTTTACGTAGTCTTTCGCCAAGCCTTCAAAGTCGCGGTTGACCATGTGAACCACCGCCTCGATCAGCCCGTAGCGCTGGGGAGCCTGCACCTCACTCATCATGCCAAAGTCCAGATAGGCGAGCTTGCCATCGGGTGTCGCCAGCAGGTTGCCAGGGTGCGGGTCGGCATGGAAAAAGCCATGCTCTAGCAACTGCCGCAGCGAACACTGCACACCCACTTCTACCAGGTAGGCCGCATCGATGCCCTGGGCCGCTAGCTCTCGCGGCTTGGTGAGCTTGGTGCCGTTGATCCACTCCATCGTCAGCACACGCTGATGGGTATATTCCCAGTAAATCCGAGGCACATAGATGTCAGGAATTGCGCCATAAAGCTGGGCAAACCGCTCGGCGTTGCGCCCTTCCTGGGTGTAATCCATCTCTTCAAAGATGCGGGCCCCGAACTCGTCCATGATGCCAACGAGGTCGCTGCGGATTTGCTTGAAGGTATTTGCCGCCCACATTGCAGCACGGCGCAGAATGTAGAGGTCAAGCGTAATACGCTCCGCCAGTCCGGGACGCTGCACCTTCACTGCCACAACCTCACCCGTCTTCAGCTTGCCCTTATAGACCTGCCCTAGCGAGGCGGCGGCAATTGGCTCTGGGCTGAGTTCGGCGTAGATATTCTCGGGGCGATCGCCCAATTCTTCTTCAATAAACTGAAACGCCACTTCGTTGGGAAAAGGCGGCAACTGGTCTTGCAGGCGAGTCAGTTCTTCCAAATAAGCGGGCGGCACCAGATCAGGGCGAGTAGAGAGCGCCTGCCCAATCTTGATGTAGGCGGGGCCAAGCTTGGTCAAAATGTCGCGCAATTGCTCGGCGCGACGCTGCTGTTTTTTTTCGGTCTGTCCCCACTGCTTATCCCACCACAGGCCCAACGCAAACAGAACGAAGGGCAGCACAATGCCAATCATTCGCCCCATCACTGGCAGCGGACGAACCCTGTAATATTCGGCGATCGCCATCGGGTCGTAGCGCACTGCTGGCATCTCCGACGAGTCGTAAGCGGACTTGAGGTGGTCTTCAATCGATAGCGGGCGAGCAAGCACCGCAGCAGGGCGGACGGTCGCGGAAGTCTCAGCAGTTGGCATGGGTTCCAGAGCGGAATGAAGAGAAGAGTCGCCTCTGTTAAGCATTGTAACAGCGAACATCTGGCAACCCCTCTATCTTGCAGGGGGAATTGCCCCGCGAATAGCCAATCGCCCGTAATCCAAATGGCGGAAAAACCGTCACCTACGGGTCGCTGATATCGCTGATCAGTCGCTGATCAACTGTGCAGCGGGCCTTGCGTTGGCAAGATAGAATGAGTTATCAGTTCTCAACATTTGGTGAAATCCGCGAGGAGCGTTGCAGCGCATGGGCAAAGTCGTAGGCATAGACCTGGGCACCACAAACTCAGTCGTCGCCGTGATGGAGGGTGGCAAGCCCGTCGTGATTGCCAACGCAGAGGGAATGCGGACGACCCCATCGGTGGTGGGCTTTAGCAAAGAAGGAGAGCAGTTGGTAGGGCAGATGGCGCGGCGGCAGGCAGTGCTAAATCCCCAAAACACCTTCTACGGCGTGAAGCGGTTTATCGGTCGGCGCTACAGCGAAGTCAGTCCCGACTCCCGGCGCGTGCCCTACACCATCCGCAAAGACGAGAACGGCAATATTAAGATCAAATGTCCTCGGCTAGAGCGCGACTTTGCGCCGGAGGAAATTTCGGCAATGGTGCTGCGGAAGTTGGCGGATGAGGCCAGCCGATATTTGGGGCAGCAGGTGACAGGCGCGGTGATCACAGTTCCGGCCTATTTCAACGACTCGCAGCGGCAGGCAACGCGAGATGCGGGGCGAATCGCGGGTCTGGAAGTTTTGCGAATTCTAAATGAGCCGACGGCCGCCTCTCTCGCTTATGGGCTGGAGCGGCGTGATAGCCAGGTGATTCTGGTGTTTGATCTGGGCGGCGGCACGTTTGACGTGTCGATTTTGGAAGTGGGCGACGGTGTGTTTGAAGTCCGCGCCACCAGCGGCGACACCCAGCTCGGCGGCAATGATTTCGATAAGAAAATTGTGGACTGGCTGGCAGAGCAATTTCTGGAAAAAGAAGGGCTGGATTTGCGGCGCGATCGCCAATCGCTCCAGCGCCTCACCGAAGCGGCCGAGAAGGCCAAAATCGAACTTTCCGGCGTGAGCGTCACAGAAATCAACCTGCCCTTTATCACCGCCACCCCAGAGGACGGGCCGAAGCATCTGGAAACACGCCTCACCCGTTCGCAATTTGAGGGCATGTGTACCGATTTGCTGAGCCGGATGCGCGGTCCGCTGAAGCAGGCAATGCGCGACGCGGGGCTGGCCCCAGACGACATCGACGAAGTGGTGCTGGTGGGCGGCGGCACGCGGATGCCGATGGTGAAAAATCTAGTGCGATCGCTCATCGACCGGGAACCCAGCGAACACGTCAACCCCGACGAAGCGGTGGCCGTCGGCGCGGCGATTCAGGCAGGTATTCTCACGCAGGAAGTGGGGATGCGCGACATCCTGCTGCTGGACGTAACGCCGATTTCCCTCGGACTGGAAACCATCGGCGGCCTGACCAAAAAGCTAATTCCCCGCAACACCACCATTCCCGTCCGCCGCTCCGACATCTTCTCTACGT contains:
- a CDS encoding ABC1 kinase family protein, whose amino-acid sequence is MPTAETSATVRPAAVLARPLSIEDHLKSAYDSSEMPAVRYDPMAIAEYYRVRPLPVMGRMIGIVLPFVLFALGLWWDKQWGQTEKKQQRRAEQLRDILTKLGPAYIKIGQALSTRPDLVPPAYLEELTRLQDQLPPFPNEVAFQFIEEELGDRPENIYAELSPEPIAAASLGQVYKGKLKTGEVVAVKVQRPGLAERITLDLYILRRAAMWAANTFKQIRSDLVGIMDEFGARIFEEMDYTQEGRNAERFAQLYGAIPDIYVPRIYWEYTHQRVLTMEWINGTKLTKPRELAAQGIDAAYLVEVGVQCSLRQLLEHGFFHADPHPGNLLATPDGKLAYLDFGMMSEVQAPQRYGLIEAVVHMVNRDFEGLAKDYVKLEFLTPDTDLTPIIPALAAVFSNALGSSVAELNFKSITDQLSQVMYDYPFRVPAYYALIIRSLVTLEGIAINVDPNFKVLSKAYPYIAKRLLTDPSPELRSSLKDLLFKDGSFRWNRLENLLKNAKDSPDYDLNYAVDQALNFLFSERGEFIREYLVEEIVKGIDGYGQMTMQRLTATLRDRIGLGNGSAPPPAESQNLEHLSRILNILRDTPGFDPIQLLPVVPNLLLRPETQRMGQQIAGGLAQRAAARFIREFLLPEEPPQPTPSASGHLNRNGKVLSSTMGGNGSGNLALPARRSA